A window from Citrus sinensis cultivar Valencia sweet orange chromosome 3, DVS_A1.0, whole genome shotgun sequence encodes these proteins:
- the LOC102626208 gene encoding uncharacterized protein LOC102626208, translating to MRSLFSPWVSPTNTVIPNLSLITVNLPNHFSVLSQPNFLPIRPLRFPTITRSQLYSNPRSNEEDLNPESPVQELSVPVNWLHPPKALEESEWLRFTLHKWLDDEYCPEPTNVEISKVAAHSYYESLLEKRTDLGEILLKMASELESISYQESFHGAFSSANAAVNLIAQRIEQA from the exons ATGAGGTCCTTGTTTAGTCCTTGGGTAAGCCCTACAAATACAGTCATCCCAAATTTAAGCTTAATTACCGTTAATCTTCCCAATCATTTCTCCGTCTTATCGCAACCAAATTTCCTTCCAATTCGACCTCTTCGTTTTCCCACAATTACGAGATCTCAGCTTTATTCAAACCCACGAAGCAATGAAGAAGATCTGAACCCAGAGTCACCCGTTCAAGAACTTAGCGTCCCTGTCAATTGGCTCCACCCTCCCAAGGCCTTAGAG GAATCAGAGTGGCTCAGGTTTACACTGCACAAATGGTTGGATGATGAGTACTGCCCCGAGCCAACCAATGTGGAAATCAGCAAGGTTGCTGCCCATTCCTACTATGAATCATTGCTAGAGAAACGAACTGATTTAGGTGAGATTTTATTGAAGATGGCTTCGGAATTGGAATCTATTTCCTATCAGGAAAGCTTTCATGGGGCGTTCTCATCGGCAAATGCTGCAGTGAACTTGATTGCCCAACGGATAGAGCAGGCATAG
- the LOC102626503 gene encoding auxin response factor 2B-like isoform X1 → MAVVGEEGKASGSRRMAAHHRKHMDDALPTKHKPAEAGKVLVFRGKNELYNELWRACAGPLVYVPRVGDIVYYFLQGHMEQVEAYNSQDDKAELPIYNLPPKILCEVVYAQLKAEPGTDEVFAQITLLPRPEIDELSLEVGNSPPLPPKLNVCSFSKKLTPSDTSTHGGFSVPKRHADECLPPLDMSKDPPLQELVAKDLHGLEWRFRHIYRGQPKRHLLTSGWSVFVTSKKLVAGDVCIFLRGGDGELRVGVRRAMKLQNNASTSVISSLSMQHGILAGAFHAISTGTRFTVYYHPWTRPAEFLVPFSQYMKSAEIDYSIGTRFRMVFEGEECADQRIAGTVVGTEDVDHIRWPASEWRCLKVKWDATTDSITRPARVSPWNIEPIERTHKRPASVQHQQKRLRPNDASSPWFSSLFSNGVFQGQENRVTGVKALGAAKTPLLPSLVRPPNPVWAQMQSGLENKLKFPMHDPFYMCLNRMVSLPGGSLMSPGLSNHWPASPFAPYEVCETAAQSKNLSVPNASSENSGSQMCMALELKDENRTPLAQPNGGSRYMLFGVNLVNSPPELPSPQMATSNELESPCSVPPTSQSSISETIQVSEPSKSVSGILSEKQCKNCYVSRSCTKVIKFGTALGRSVDLTQFHGYDELISELDQMFDFNGSLIDGNSGFHIAYMDDEGDMMLVGDNPWQDFQCAVRRMFICPKEDIDGVIPSSPNPTPPQ, encoded by the exons ATGGCCGTTGTGGGTGAAGAAGGAAAAGCGTCAGGTTCAAGAAGAATGGCTGCTCACCACAGAAAGCACATGGACGATGCTTTGCCTACCAAACACAAACCAGCTGAGGCTGGTAAAGTTTTGGTGTTTC GTGGCAAAAATGAGCTATATAATGAACTATGGCGTGCATGTGCGGGCCCACTTGTTTATGTTCCACGTGTTGGGGACATTGTTTACTACTTTCTTCAAGGTCACATGGAACAG GTTGAGGCATACAACAGCCAAGATGATAAAGCAGAATTGCCCATTTACAATTTACCTCCTAAGATCCTCTGTGAGGTGGTCTATGCTCAACTGAAG GCGGAACCCGGCACCGATGAGGTGTTTGCACAAATTACTTTGCTTCCGAGGCCAGAG ATAGACGAGCTGAGTCTGGAAGTTGGGAATTCTCCACCTCTGCCTCCAAAACTTAATGTGTGCTCTTTTAGCAAAAAACTCACTCCATCTGACACCAGCACACATGGCGGATTCTCTGTTCCTAAGAGACATGCCGATGAGTGCCTTCCACCACTG GATATGTCTAAGGATCCCCCACTACAAGAACTGGTTGCAAAGGATTTGCATGGGTTGGAATGGCGCTTTCGGCATATTTATCGTG GTCAGCCAAAGCGACATTTGCTTACGAGTGGTTGGAGTGTATTTGTAACTTCAAAGAAGCTTGTCGCTGGGGATGTGTGTATCTTCCTCAG GGGAGGAGATGGAGAGCTTCGTGTCGGGGTACGTCGTGCGATGAAACTTCAGAATAATGCATCAACGTCGGTCATATCCAGCCTCAGCATGCAGCATGGAATACTTGCAGGGGCTTTTCATGCCATTTCTACCGGGACGAGGTTTACCGTTTACTACCATCCATG GACACGTCCTGCTGAATTTCTCGTACCTTTTAGTCAATACATGAAGTCAGCTGAAATTGACTATTCTATTGGTACAAGATTCCGAATGGTATTTGAAGGCGAAGAGTGCGCAGACCAGAG AATTGCTGGCACTGTTGTTGGTACTGAAGATGTTGATCACATTAGGTGGCCTGCTTCGGAATGGAGGTGTCTTAAG GTGAAATGGGATGCCACAACAGATTCAATAACGCGGCCAGCTAGAGTTTCTCCTTGGAACATAGAGCCAATAGAAAGAACCCACAAGAGGCCTGCTTCTGTGCAACACCAACAGAAGAGGCTGCGCCCAAATGATGCATCATCACCTTGGTTTTCCTCCTTGTTCAGTAATG GGGTCTTCCAAGGTCAAGAAAACAGGGTCACTGGTGTTAAGGCATTGGGCGCAGCTAAAACACCATTATTGCCATCTTTGGTGCGTCCGCCAAATCCTGTTTGGGCCCAAATGCAATCAGGCTTGGAGAATAAGCTGAAGTTTCCAATGCATGACCCATTTTATATGTGTCTCAACCGCATGGTGTCACTTCCTGGTGGAAGCCTAATGAGTCCTGGTCTTTCTAATCACTGGCCTGCATCACCATTCGCACCTTATGAAGTTTGCGAAACTGCTGCTCAAAGCAAAAACTTATCAGTTCCCAATGCCAGCTCTGAGAATTCTGGGTCTCAGATGTGCATGGCCTTGGAACTGAAGGATGAAAATAGAACACCACTAGCTCAACCAAATGGTGGCAGCAGATACATGCTTTTTGGAGTCAATTTAGTCAACAGTCCACCGGAGCTCCCTTCACCACAAATGGCCACTTCCAATGAGCTTGAAAGTCCTTGTTCTGTCCCTCCAACATCTCAGTCAAGCATTTCCGAAACTATCCAAGTTTCAGAGCCATCTAAGAGTGTATCTGGCATCCTTTCTGAAAAGCAATGCAAGAATTGCTATGTATCCAGGAGCTGCACCAAG GTGATCAAGTTTGGAACTGCTCTTGGAAGGTCAGTGGATCTCACTCAATTTCATGGGTACGATGAACTCATTTCTGAGCTTGACCAGATGTTTGACTTCAACGGAAGTTTGATTGATGGGAATAGCGGATTTCACATTGCATACATGGATGATGAAGGGGACATGATGCTAGTTGGAGACAACCCATGGCA GGACTTTCAGTGTGCGGTACGAAGAATGTTCATCTGCCCAAAGGAAGACATCGACGGGGTGATTCCAAGCTCACCAAATCCAACACCTCCTCAGTAG
- the LOC102626503 gene encoding auxin response factor 2B-like isoform X2 encodes MAVVGEEGKASGSRRMAAHHRKHMDDALPTKHKPAEAGKVLVFRGKNELYNELWRACAGPLVYVPRVGDIVYYFLQGHMEQVEAYNSQDDKAELPIYNLPPKILCEVVYAQLKAEPGTDEVFAQITLLPRPEIDELSLEVGNSPPLPPKLNVCSFSKKLTPSDTSTHGGFSVPKRHADECLPPLDMSKDPPLQELVAKDLHGLEWRFRHIYRGQPKRHLLTSGWSVFVTSKKLVAGDVCIFLRGGDGELRVGVRRAMKLQNNASTSVISSLSMQHGILAGAFHAISTGTRFTVYYHPWTRPAEFLVPFSQYMKSAEIDYSIGTRFRMVFEGEECADQRIAGTVVGTEDVDHIRWPASEWRCLKVKWDATTDSITRPARVSPWNIEPIERTHKRPASVQHQQKRLRPNDASSPWFSSLFRVFQGQENRVTGVKALGAAKTPLLPSLVRPPNPVWAQMQSGLENKLKFPMHDPFYMCLNRMVSLPGGSLMSPGLSNHWPASPFAPYEVCETAAQSKNLSVPNASSENSGSQMCMALELKDENRTPLAQPNGGSRYMLFGVNLVNSPPELPSPQMATSNELESPCSVPPTSQSSISETIQVSEPSKSVSGILSEKQCKNCYVSRSCTKVIKFGTALGRSVDLTQFHGYDELISELDQMFDFNGSLIDGNSGFHIAYMDDEGDMMLVGDNPWQDFQCAVRRMFICPKEDIDGVIPSSPNPTPPQ; translated from the exons ATGGCCGTTGTGGGTGAAGAAGGAAAAGCGTCAGGTTCAAGAAGAATGGCTGCTCACCACAGAAAGCACATGGACGATGCTTTGCCTACCAAACACAAACCAGCTGAGGCTGGTAAAGTTTTGGTGTTTC GTGGCAAAAATGAGCTATATAATGAACTATGGCGTGCATGTGCGGGCCCACTTGTTTATGTTCCACGTGTTGGGGACATTGTTTACTACTTTCTTCAAGGTCACATGGAACAG GTTGAGGCATACAACAGCCAAGATGATAAAGCAGAATTGCCCATTTACAATTTACCTCCTAAGATCCTCTGTGAGGTGGTCTATGCTCAACTGAAG GCGGAACCCGGCACCGATGAGGTGTTTGCACAAATTACTTTGCTTCCGAGGCCAGAG ATAGACGAGCTGAGTCTGGAAGTTGGGAATTCTCCACCTCTGCCTCCAAAACTTAATGTGTGCTCTTTTAGCAAAAAACTCACTCCATCTGACACCAGCACACATGGCGGATTCTCTGTTCCTAAGAGACATGCCGATGAGTGCCTTCCACCACTG GATATGTCTAAGGATCCCCCACTACAAGAACTGGTTGCAAAGGATTTGCATGGGTTGGAATGGCGCTTTCGGCATATTTATCGTG GTCAGCCAAAGCGACATTTGCTTACGAGTGGTTGGAGTGTATTTGTAACTTCAAAGAAGCTTGTCGCTGGGGATGTGTGTATCTTCCTCAG GGGAGGAGATGGAGAGCTTCGTGTCGGGGTACGTCGTGCGATGAAACTTCAGAATAATGCATCAACGTCGGTCATATCCAGCCTCAGCATGCAGCATGGAATACTTGCAGGGGCTTTTCATGCCATTTCTACCGGGACGAGGTTTACCGTTTACTACCATCCATG GACACGTCCTGCTGAATTTCTCGTACCTTTTAGTCAATACATGAAGTCAGCTGAAATTGACTATTCTATTGGTACAAGATTCCGAATGGTATTTGAAGGCGAAGAGTGCGCAGACCAGAG AATTGCTGGCACTGTTGTTGGTACTGAAGATGTTGATCACATTAGGTGGCCTGCTTCGGAATGGAGGTGTCTTAAG GTGAAATGGGATGCCACAACAGATTCAATAACGCGGCCAGCTAGAGTTTCTCCTTGGAACATAGAGCCAATAGAAAGAACCCACAAGAGGCCTGCTTCTGTGCAACACCAACAGAAGAGGCTGCGCCCAAATGATGCATCATCACCTTGGTTTTCCTCCTTGTTCA GGGTCTTCCAAGGTCAAGAAAACAGGGTCACTGGTGTTAAGGCATTGGGCGCAGCTAAAACACCATTATTGCCATCTTTGGTGCGTCCGCCAAATCCTGTTTGGGCCCAAATGCAATCAGGCTTGGAGAATAAGCTGAAGTTTCCAATGCATGACCCATTTTATATGTGTCTCAACCGCATGGTGTCACTTCCTGGTGGAAGCCTAATGAGTCCTGGTCTTTCTAATCACTGGCCTGCATCACCATTCGCACCTTATGAAGTTTGCGAAACTGCTGCTCAAAGCAAAAACTTATCAGTTCCCAATGCCAGCTCTGAGAATTCTGGGTCTCAGATGTGCATGGCCTTGGAACTGAAGGATGAAAATAGAACACCACTAGCTCAACCAAATGGTGGCAGCAGATACATGCTTTTTGGAGTCAATTTAGTCAACAGTCCACCGGAGCTCCCTTCACCACAAATGGCCACTTCCAATGAGCTTGAAAGTCCTTGTTCTGTCCCTCCAACATCTCAGTCAAGCATTTCCGAAACTATCCAAGTTTCAGAGCCATCTAAGAGTGTATCTGGCATCCTTTCTGAAAAGCAATGCAAGAATTGCTATGTATCCAGGAGCTGCACCAAG GTGATCAAGTTTGGAACTGCTCTTGGAAGGTCAGTGGATCTCACTCAATTTCATGGGTACGATGAACTCATTTCTGAGCTTGACCAGATGTTTGACTTCAACGGAAGTTTGATTGATGGGAATAGCGGATTTCACATTGCATACATGGATGATGAAGGGGACATGATGCTAGTTGGAGACAACCCATGGCA GGACTTTCAGTGTGCGGTACGAAGAATGTTCATCTGCCCAAAGGAAGACATCGACGGGGTGATTCCAAGCTCACCAAATCCAACACCTCCTCAGTAG
- the LOC102626503 gene encoding auxin response factor 2B-like isoform X3, with translation MAVVGEEGKASGSRRMAAHHRKHMDDALPTKHKPAEAGGKNELYNELWRACAGPLVYVPRVGDIVYYFLQGHMEQVEAYNSQDDKAELPIYNLPPKILCEVVYAQLKAEPGTDEVFAQITLLPRPEIDELSLEVGNSPPLPPKLNVCSFSKKLTPSDTSTHGGFSVPKRHADECLPPLDMSKDPPLQELVAKDLHGLEWRFRHIYRGQPKRHLLTSGWSVFVTSKKLVAGDVCIFLRGGDGELRVGVRRAMKLQNNASTSVISSLSMQHGILAGAFHAISTGTRFTVYYHPWTRPAEFLVPFSQYMKSAEIDYSIGTRFRMVFEGEECADQRIAGTVVGTEDVDHIRWPASEWRCLKVKWDATTDSITRPARVSPWNIEPIERTHKRPASVQHQQKRLRPNDASSPWFSSLFSNGVFQGQENRVTGVKALGAAKTPLLPSLVRPPNPVWAQMQSGLENKLKFPMHDPFYMCLNRMVSLPGGSLMSPGLSNHWPASPFAPYEVCETAAQSKNLSVPNASSENSGSQMCMALELKDENRTPLAQPNGGSRYMLFGVNLVNSPPELPSPQMATSNELESPCSVPPTSQSSISETIQVSEPSKSVSGILSEKQCKNCYVSRSCTKVIKFGTALGRSVDLTQFHGYDELISELDQMFDFNGSLIDGNSGFHIAYMDDEGDMMLVGDNPWQDFQCAVRRMFICPKEDIDGVIPSSPNPTPPQ, from the exons ATGGCCGTTGTGGGTGAAGAAGGAAAAGCGTCAGGTTCAAGAAGAATGGCTGCTCACCACAGAAAGCACATGGACGATGCTTTGCCTACCAAACACAAACCAGCTGAGGCTG GTGGCAAAAATGAGCTATATAATGAACTATGGCGTGCATGTGCGGGCCCACTTGTTTATGTTCCACGTGTTGGGGACATTGTTTACTACTTTCTTCAAGGTCACATGGAACAG GTTGAGGCATACAACAGCCAAGATGATAAAGCAGAATTGCCCATTTACAATTTACCTCCTAAGATCCTCTGTGAGGTGGTCTATGCTCAACTGAAG GCGGAACCCGGCACCGATGAGGTGTTTGCACAAATTACTTTGCTTCCGAGGCCAGAG ATAGACGAGCTGAGTCTGGAAGTTGGGAATTCTCCACCTCTGCCTCCAAAACTTAATGTGTGCTCTTTTAGCAAAAAACTCACTCCATCTGACACCAGCACACATGGCGGATTCTCTGTTCCTAAGAGACATGCCGATGAGTGCCTTCCACCACTG GATATGTCTAAGGATCCCCCACTACAAGAACTGGTTGCAAAGGATTTGCATGGGTTGGAATGGCGCTTTCGGCATATTTATCGTG GTCAGCCAAAGCGACATTTGCTTACGAGTGGTTGGAGTGTATTTGTAACTTCAAAGAAGCTTGTCGCTGGGGATGTGTGTATCTTCCTCAG GGGAGGAGATGGAGAGCTTCGTGTCGGGGTACGTCGTGCGATGAAACTTCAGAATAATGCATCAACGTCGGTCATATCCAGCCTCAGCATGCAGCATGGAATACTTGCAGGGGCTTTTCATGCCATTTCTACCGGGACGAGGTTTACCGTTTACTACCATCCATG GACACGTCCTGCTGAATTTCTCGTACCTTTTAGTCAATACATGAAGTCAGCTGAAATTGACTATTCTATTGGTACAAGATTCCGAATGGTATTTGAAGGCGAAGAGTGCGCAGACCAGAG AATTGCTGGCACTGTTGTTGGTACTGAAGATGTTGATCACATTAGGTGGCCTGCTTCGGAATGGAGGTGTCTTAAG GTGAAATGGGATGCCACAACAGATTCAATAACGCGGCCAGCTAGAGTTTCTCCTTGGAACATAGAGCCAATAGAAAGAACCCACAAGAGGCCTGCTTCTGTGCAACACCAACAGAAGAGGCTGCGCCCAAATGATGCATCATCACCTTGGTTTTCCTCCTTGTTCAGTAATG GGGTCTTCCAAGGTCAAGAAAACAGGGTCACTGGTGTTAAGGCATTGGGCGCAGCTAAAACACCATTATTGCCATCTTTGGTGCGTCCGCCAAATCCTGTTTGGGCCCAAATGCAATCAGGCTTGGAGAATAAGCTGAAGTTTCCAATGCATGACCCATTTTATATGTGTCTCAACCGCATGGTGTCACTTCCTGGTGGAAGCCTAATGAGTCCTGGTCTTTCTAATCACTGGCCTGCATCACCATTCGCACCTTATGAAGTTTGCGAAACTGCTGCTCAAAGCAAAAACTTATCAGTTCCCAATGCCAGCTCTGAGAATTCTGGGTCTCAGATGTGCATGGCCTTGGAACTGAAGGATGAAAATAGAACACCACTAGCTCAACCAAATGGTGGCAGCAGATACATGCTTTTTGGAGTCAATTTAGTCAACAGTCCACCGGAGCTCCCTTCACCACAAATGGCCACTTCCAATGAGCTTGAAAGTCCTTGTTCTGTCCCTCCAACATCTCAGTCAAGCATTTCCGAAACTATCCAAGTTTCAGAGCCATCTAAGAGTGTATCTGGCATCCTTTCTGAAAAGCAATGCAAGAATTGCTATGTATCCAGGAGCTGCACCAAG GTGATCAAGTTTGGAACTGCTCTTGGAAGGTCAGTGGATCTCACTCAATTTCATGGGTACGATGAACTCATTTCTGAGCTTGACCAGATGTTTGACTTCAACGGAAGTTTGATTGATGGGAATAGCGGATTTCACATTGCATACATGGATGATGAAGGGGACATGATGCTAGTTGGAGACAACCCATGGCA GGACTTTCAGTGTGCGGTACGAAGAATGTTCATCTGCCCAAAGGAAGACATCGACGGGGTGATTCCAAGCTCACCAAATCCAACACCTCCTCAGTAG
- the LOC102626503 gene encoding auxin response factor 24-like isoform X4 codes for MMHDLAEPGTDEVFAQITLLPRPEIDELSLEVGNSPPLPPKLNVCSFSKKLTPSDTSTHGGFSVPKRHADECLPPLDMSKDPPLQELVAKDLHGLEWRFRHIYRGQPKRHLLTSGWSVFVTSKKLVAGDVCIFLRGGDGELRVGVRRAMKLQNNASTSVISSLSMQHGILAGAFHAISTGTRFTVYYHPWTRPAEFLVPFSQYMKSAEIDYSIGTRFRMVFEGEECADQRIAGTVVGTEDVDHIRWPASEWRCLKVKWDATTDSITRPARVSPWNIEPIERTHKRPASVQHQQKRLRPNDASSPWFSSLFSNGVFQGQENRVTGVKALGAAKTPLLPSLVRPPNPVWAQMQSGLENKLKFPMHDPFYMCLNRMVSLPGGSLMSPGLSNHWPASPFAPYEVCETAAQSKNLSVPNASSENSGSQMCMALELKDENRTPLAQPNGGSRYMLFGVNLVNSPPELPSPQMATSNELESPCSVPPTSQSSISETIQVSEPSKSVSGILSEKQCKNCYVSRSCTKVIKFGTALGRSVDLTQFHGYDELISELDQMFDFNGSLIDGNSGFHIAYMDDEGDMMLVGDNPWQDFQCAVRRMFICPKEDIDGVIPSSPNPTPPQ; via the exons ATGATGCATGACTTA GCGGAACCCGGCACCGATGAGGTGTTTGCACAAATTACTTTGCTTCCGAGGCCAGAG ATAGACGAGCTGAGTCTGGAAGTTGGGAATTCTCCACCTCTGCCTCCAAAACTTAATGTGTGCTCTTTTAGCAAAAAACTCACTCCATCTGACACCAGCACACATGGCGGATTCTCTGTTCCTAAGAGACATGCCGATGAGTGCCTTCCACCACTG GATATGTCTAAGGATCCCCCACTACAAGAACTGGTTGCAAAGGATTTGCATGGGTTGGAATGGCGCTTTCGGCATATTTATCGTG GTCAGCCAAAGCGACATTTGCTTACGAGTGGTTGGAGTGTATTTGTAACTTCAAAGAAGCTTGTCGCTGGGGATGTGTGTATCTTCCTCAG GGGAGGAGATGGAGAGCTTCGTGTCGGGGTACGTCGTGCGATGAAACTTCAGAATAATGCATCAACGTCGGTCATATCCAGCCTCAGCATGCAGCATGGAATACTTGCAGGGGCTTTTCATGCCATTTCTACCGGGACGAGGTTTACCGTTTACTACCATCCATG GACACGTCCTGCTGAATTTCTCGTACCTTTTAGTCAATACATGAAGTCAGCTGAAATTGACTATTCTATTGGTACAAGATTCCGAATGGTATTTGAAGGCGAAGAGTGCGCAGACCAGAG AATTGCTGGCACTGTTGTTGGTACTGAAGATGTTGATCACATTAGGTGGCCTGCTTCGGAATGGAGGTGTCTTAAG GTGAAATGGGATGCCACAACAGATTCAATAACGCGGCCAGCTAGAGTTTCTCCTTGGAACATAGAGCCAATAGAAAGAACCCACAAGAGGCCTGCTTCTGTGCAACACCAACAGAAGAGGCTGCGCCCAAATGATGCATCATCACCTTGGTTTTCCTCCTTGTTCAGTAATG GGGTCTTCCAAGGTCAAGAAAACAGGGTCACTGGTGTTAAGGCATTGGGCGCAGCTAAAACACCATTATTGCCATCTTTGGTGCGTCCGCCAAATCCTGTTTGGGCCCAAATGCAATCAGGCTTGGAGAATAAGCTGAAGTTTCCAATGCATGACCCATTTTATATGTGTCTCAACCGCATGGTGTCACTTCCTGGTGGAAGCCTAATGAGTCCTGGTCTTTCTAATCACTGGCCTGCATCACCATTCGCACCTTATGAAGTTTGCGAAACTGCTGCTCAAAGCAAAAACTTATCAGTTCCCAATGCCAGCTCTGAGAATTCTGGGTCTCAGATGTGCATGGCCTTGGAACTGAAGGATGAAAATAGAACACCACTAGCTCAACCAAATGGTGGCAGCAGATACATGCTTTTTGGAGTCAATTTAGTCAACAGTCCACCGGAGCTCCCTTCACCACAAATGGCCACTTCCAATGAGCTTGAAAGTCCTTGTTCTGTCCCTCCAACATCTCAGTCAAGCATTTCCGAAACTATCCAAGTTTCAGAGCCATCTAAGAGTGTATCTGGCATCCTTTCTGAAAAGCAATGCAAGAATTGCTATGTATCCAGGAGCTGCACCAAG GTGATCAAGTTTGGAACTGCTCTTGGAAGGTCAGTGGATCTCACTCAATTTCATGGGTACGATGAACTCATTTCTGAGCTTGACCAGATGTTTGACTTCAACGGAAGTTTGATTGATGGGAATAGCGGATTTCACATTGCATACATGGATGATGAAGGGGACATGATGCTAGTTGGAGACAACCCATGGCA GGACTTTCAGTGTGCGGTACGAAGAATGTTCATCTGCCCAAAGGAAGACATCGACGGGGTGATTCCAAGCTCACCAAATCCAACACCTCCTCAGTAG